GGCCGAGGCCACCGCGACGACGCCGACCCCCGCACCGGTCGCGAGCAGTGCGCCGCGCCGGGAGATGCCGGTCGGCGCCGGCGGCGGAACGTGGGTGTCGTCGTTGTTGCTGTAGGCGTCCGGGTTCTGCTCCCACGGCACCTCGGTGAGCACGTCGCCGACCACGAGCTTCGTCCGCAGCCCGTACTTGATGTCGGGCAGCTTGACCGCGACGTGCAGCAGGATCGAGCCGATCACGACATAGGCGAGGAAGCGGTGCACCGGGACGAAGCTCCACGACCACGGGTACCAGTTCAGGACGTTGAAGAAGCCGGTGGTGAGCTCGACGAGCGCCGACGCGACGAGGACGCCGATCGTGAGCCGTTCGACGGCCCGCTTCGCGGTCGGGGCCGGGGGCCATACGAAGAGCTTGGGATAGACCGACCACAGCTTCACGAGCAGGAGCGGGATCGAGATCGTCCCGGTCAGCACGTGCAGGCCCTGGGTCAACCGGTAGCCCCACACCGGGACCGACGGCTCGGGCAGCCAGCTCCAGGGGTGGTACTGGTAGTGGCTGAGCATGCCGGTGACGAAGCAGATCGCGAAGCAGATCCCCAGTACGCGACCGACGCGTGCCGTCAGCGCCGTCGAGCGCAGGGGGCTCGTGAAGCGCGGCCACGCGCGGGGCGGGCGCTCCGGCAACAGCGTCGGCATGAGGATCGGCTTTCGTCGGGAGTCGTCATCATCTAATCCGTCGCGTCGGGCATGCTCGGTTCCGTGACGGCGCGACGGGTGACGGCTGCGCTCGTGATCGTCCTCCTCGGCCAGGCGGTCGCATACGGCGCACTGCTGGGTCATGTCGAGCACGGCTCCGGCCGCCCGAACGCCACGATGCTCGTCGCGGTGACCGTGCCGCTCTGGGCGGCGGCGGTGGCGCTCACCGCCCGGTTGCGGCTCGCGCCGCGGCATGCCGGCGCGTTCGTGCTCGGGGCCGGCGCCGTGCTGTCGATCGTCGCCATGACCCACCGGCCGGCGACGTCGGACGACGACTTCCGCTACGCGTGGGACGGCAGGGTGCAGCTGGCAGGGGTCGACCCGTACCGCTACCCGCCGGCCGCGACGGAGCTGGCCCGGCTGCGCGACCCCTTCCTGTTCGGCGGGCCCGGCGCGCACCGGCACCCGATCGGGAAGGGCGTGACCACCGCCGTCAACCGGCCGGACGTACGCACCGTCTACCCGCCCGTGGCCGAGGCCGCGTTCACCGCGTTGCGGGTGCTGTCGTTCGGGGGCCACGGCAACCACCTGCCGCTGCAGCTCGCCGCCGCGCTGGGTGCGCTCGCGGTCGGCGCGATCCTGCTGCGGCGGGGGCCGCCCTGGCGCGCCGCGCTGTGGACGTGGTGCCCGGTGACCGTCGTCGAGTTCGCCAACAACGCGCACGTCGACTGGCTCGGCGTGCTGCTCGCGGTGCTGGCGCTGACCGTGGCGCGGCGGACGTGGCTGGTGGGCGTCCTCGTCGGCGCGGCGACGGCCGTGAAGCTGTACCCGGCGCTGGTGCTGCCCGCCCTGCTCCGACGGGACTGGCGCATCGGGCTCGTCGCGGTGGGCTTCGTCGCCCTCGTCTACGTCCCGCACGTGCTCGCCGTCGGTCTCGACGTCATCGGCTACCTGCCCGGTTACCTGCAGGAGAACCAGTACGGCGACGGCGGGCGGCTGCTGCTGCTGAGCCCGCTGCTGGGTGACACGCTGGGCACGCTCGTCGGCGTCGTCGTGCTCGCGGCGGTCTCGGTGTGGGCGTGGCGGCGAGGCGATCCGGCGCGACCGGAGCGGGCCGCGGTCGTCGTCGTGGGCGTCGCGTTCCTCGTGGTGACGCCGAACTACGGCTGGTACGCGGCGCTGCTGCTCGCGCTCGTCGCGCTGACCGGCGCACTCGAGTGGTTGCCGATCGTGTTCGCCGCGACGCTCGCCTACGTCGTCCCCGGCGATCACGACACGCTGATCTACGCCGTTGCCCTGGCCGCCGCGGGGGCGGGGCGGGTGATGCGCGCCCGGCGTCCGGACCTCACCGCGCCGCTGGGCAGCCCGTCTCGCTAGCCTCGCCGGATGGCCACCGCACCCGTCGAGCTGAGCTGGGACGGCCCGCTCGCCGTCGTCACCCTGGACGCGCCGCCCCTCAACCTCTTCGACCTCGAGATGGTGACCGCGTTGCGCGCGGCGATCGCCGAGGTGCGCACGTCACCCGCCCGTGGCCTGTTGCTGCAGGCCCGCGGGCGCGCGGTGTCGGCCGGCGTCGACGTCAACCTCTTCGCGACGCTGGACACCGTCACGGGCACGGAGCTCTGGGCCGACTGGCTGACGATGATCCACGACCTGGAGTCGCTGCCCTTCCCGACGGTCTTCGCCGCGCACGCGCTCTGCCTGACCGCCGCGTTCGAGATCTCGCTGGCGTGCGACCTGCTCGTGGCCGCGGAGTCGGCCCGCTTCGGGCTCGTCGAGATCGTGGTCGGGCTGACGCCGTCGATGGGTGGCCCGCAACGACTGGCCGAGCGCGCCGGGCCGGCTCGTGCCCGCGAGCTCGTCTACACCGGCGAGCTCTACGACGCGGCCACTCTGGAGCGCTGGAACGTCGTCAACCGGGTACTGCCCGACGACGGCTTCGCCGCCGCCGCGCACGCCTTCGCGCTCGGGCTGGCCAACGGCCCGACCCGCGCGCACGCCGCCACGAAGACCATCGTGCGCACCCAGGTCGCCGGCGGGACCCGGGCCGCGGACGAGGTGACGCCCCAGGTCAGCGGCGCGCTGTTCGGCACGGCCGACCTGCAGGGCGCGGTCGCCTCGTTCCTGGCCGACGGTCCGGGGAAGGCGACCTACACCGGGCGCTGACCCGGCGCC
The nucleotide sequence above comes from Jatrophihabitans endophyticus. Encoded proteins:
- a CDS encoding molybdopterin-dependent oxidoreductase — translated: MPTLLPERPPRAWPRFTSPLRSTALTARVGRVLGICFAICFVTGMLSHYQYHPWSWLPEPSVPVWGYRLTQGLHVLTGTISIPLLLVKLWSVYPKLFVWPPAPTAKRAVERLTIGVLVASALVELTTGFFNVLNWYPWSWSFVPVHRFLAYVVIGSILLHVAVKLPDIKYGLRTKLVVGDVLTEVPWEQNPDAYSNNDDTHVPPPAPTGISRRGALLATGAGVGVVAVASAGQTLTPLDAAGLLAVRRKSDAPQLDLPVNRTAKQARVLQLAADPAWRLTVVGGGRTATLTLAQVEAMVTDGGTDASYPIACVEGWSAGADWRGLRLADVVRLVGGDADSRVRVVSLEPRGSYKVSYVDGPQLDDALLATHLNGARLTLDHGYPLRLIAPNRAGVLNTKWLHRVEVL
- a CDS encoding enoyl-CoA hydratase/isomerase family protein is translated as MATAPVELSWDGPLAVVTLDAPPLNLFDLEMVTALRAAIAEVRTSPARGLLLQARGRAVSAGVDVNLFATLDTVTGTELWADWLTMIHDLESLPFPTVFAAHALCLTAAFEISLACDLLVAAESARFGLVEIVVGLTPSMGGPQRLAERAGPARARELVYTGELYDAATLERWNVVNRVLPDDGFAAAAHAFALGLANGPTRAHAATKTIVRTQVAGGTRAADEVTPQVSGALFGTADLQGAVASFLADGPGKATYTGR
- a CDS encoding glycosyltransferase family 87 protein, coding for MTARRVTAALVIVLLGQAVAYGALLGHVEHGSGRPNATMLVAVTVPLWAAAVALTARLRLAPRHAGAFVLGAGAVLSIVAMTHRPATSDDDFRYAWDGRVQLAGVDPYRYPPAATELARLRDPFLFGGPGAHRHPIGKGVTTAVNRPDVRTVYPPVAEAAFTALRVLSFGGHGNHLPLQLAAALGALAVGAILLRRGPPWRAALWTWCPVTVVEFANNAHVDWLGVLLAVLALTVARRTWLVGVLVGAATAVKLYPALVLPALLRRDWRIGLVAVGFVALVYVPHVLAVGLDVIGYLPGYLQENQYGDGGRLLLLSPLLGDTLGTLVGVVVLAAVSVWAWRRGDPARPERAAVVVVGVAFLVVTPNYGWYAALLLALVALTGALEWLPIVFAATLAYVVPGDHDTLIYAVALAAAGAGRVMRARRPDLTAPLGSPSR